The DNA region CCAAACCAACACAACGCAGCCAAGGAGGTCAGGCCCCATGGCCATCGAGTGCATCAATATACTTATAGGCGGCGAGGCAGGGCAGGGGCTGGCGACAGTCGGCCAGCTGCTCTCCAAATGCCTCGTCCGTTCCGGATACCATATCTCGGTCACCCAGGATTACATGTCGCGCGTCCGCGGCGGCCACAACACGTTCGCCATCCGTTGCAGCGCGCAACCCGTGTCCGCGCCGCTGGACAGGGTGGACGTGCTCGTGGCGCTTAACCAGGAGACCGTCACCCTGCACAAGGACCAGCTCGGCGAACGCGGCATCGCGCTGCTCGGCGAGTCCATAGACGACGAGGGCGCCAGGGCCCTGGCCGTGCCCTACAAGCAGCTCATTCCCAAGCGGCTGTTCGAGAATACCTCGGCCCTGGGCGTGCTCTGCGCACTCCTGGGCATAGACCGCGAGGTGCCGGCCGAGCTGATGCGCCAGACCTTCAAGAAGAAGGGCGAGGACATCATCAACCAGAACCTCGAAGTGCTGGACAAGTCCATGCAGTGGCTGCGCGACCAGAGCCCGGACTTTCCGGCTCTGCCCGCACCGCCGGACGCCGGCCGCGAAAAGATCATGATCAACGGCAACGAAGCCATCGCCCTGGGCGCCATGGCCGCGGGCGTACGCTTCTGCTCCTTCTACCCCATGACGCCGTCCACCTCGGTGGCGCTCACGCTCATCGCCAACGCCGAAACCCTGGGCATGGTGGCTGAACAGGCCGAGGACGAGATTGCTGCCGTGAACATGGGCCTGGGCGCGTCATTCGCCGGAGCGAGGGCCATCGTGCCCACTTCAGGCGGCGGGCTCGCGCTCATGTGCGAAGGCATCAGCCTGGCCGGCATCACCGAGACGCCCCTGGTCTTTGTGCTGGCCATGCGGCCCGGCCCGGCCACGGGCCTGCCCACCCGCACGGAGCAGGGCGACCTCGACCTGGTGCTCTATGCTGGCCACGGGGAGTTCCCCCGCGCCATCTTCGCTCCGGGCGACCTGGAGCAGTGCTTCCGGCTTACGCACCGCGCCTTTGACCAGGCCGAGAAAGTCCAGGGCCCGGTCTTTGTGCTCACGGACCAATATCTGGCGGACAACTACCGCGACGTCGTGCCCTTTGATCTGGATTCCCTGCCCGAGCCGGTTATGCCCGGCGAGTCCACGGACGATCCGGCGTCGTACGAGCGCTACGCCGTGACCGAAAGCGGCGTTTCGCCGCGGCTGGTTCCCGGCACGGGCGAGCACCTGGTGGTTGTGGACTCGGACGAGCACTACCCGAACGGCCACATCACCGAGGACCACGGCGTGCGCATCGAGATGCAGGACAAGCGCATGCGCAAGGAGCAAATTCTGAAGAACGATGTGGTGCCGCCGCTGCTCGTGGGCGAGGAGGGCGCGGACGTGCTGCTGGTCTGCTGGGGCTCCACCCAGGGCCCGGCGCTGGAGGCCGCGCAGCTCCTGAACGAGCAGGGGACCAGCGCCGCGGTGCTGCACTTCTCCCAGGTCTGGCCGCTGGTGCCGGAGCAGTACGCCGAAACCCTGGACGCGGCCAAGAAGGTGGTGGTCGTGGAGGGCAACGCCACGGGCCAGTTCGCCACGCTGCTCAAGATAGCCGGCTGCTTCGAGCCGGACGGGCGCGTGCTGCGTTACGACGGCCTGCCCTTTACCGCGCAGTACATCCTCGAACGGCTGGGCTAGCAGGCTGATGAGAAGCACCGCTGGTTGCGCTGCTGCAGACAGTTCAAACCCTTACGTCACCTGTATGCGCGTCGGCATTGAACTTCGTTGTGCGCCTTGCCAGCGTGATGTTTGAACAGCCTGCCGGAAGAGGATTTTGCAATAGCTTTCTAAACCCGACTATCGGTCATGGAGATATCCCATGGGACGCATTGAAGATTACGGCGAGTTCGAAACCGCGTGGTGCCCGGGCTGCGGCAACTTCAGGATACTGGATGCCGTGAAAAAGGCCCTGGCGGATATGGACCTGCCGCCGCACAAGGTGGCCTACTTTTCCGGCATCGGCCAGGCCGCCAAGCTGCCGCACTACTTCAAGTGCAACATGTTCAACGGCCTGCACGGCCGCGGCCTGCCACCGGCCCAGGGCGCCAAGCTGGTCAACCCGGAGCTGGCCGTGTTCTGCCACTCCGGCGACGGCTGCAACTACGGCGAGGGCGGCAACCACTTTCTCGCGGCGCTGCGGCGCAACGTGGACATGGTTCTGGTGGCCCACGACAACCAGATCTACGGTCTGACCAAGGGCCAGGCCAGCCCCACCACCGAGGAAGGGCACGTGACCAAGGCCCAGCCCTGGGGCGTGAAGAGCTCCATGTTCAAGCCGCTGGCCGTGGCCGTGGCCCTGCGCGCCAACTTTGTGGCCCGAGGATTTGCCGGCAACGTGGACCAGCTGGCCGATCTTATCCGCCAGGCCCACGAGACGCCGGGCTTCGCCCTGGTGGACGTGCTGCAGCCGTGTGTCACCTTCAACAAGGTCAACACCTTTGCCTGGTACAAGGAGCGCGTGTACGAGCTGGACGACAGCTACGACCCCACGGACTTCGATGCGGCCATGAAAAAGGCCGAGGAGTTCGGGGACCGCATCCCCACCGGCGTGATCTACCGCAACGACCGGCCCAACTTCTGCGAGGCCCTGGTCACCTGCGGCGGCGAGCTCTTCAACAAGCCGGCCGACCGCGGCCTGGTGCGCAGCGTGATGATGCAGTACGCCTAGCAGGCAGGCAGGTGAAATTTCCACGCCGGCGGCGTTGCTTCGAAAAGATCAAATCCTCACGTATTGTATGTACGCGTCGGCCTTGATCTTTTCTTGCGCTTTGCCGGCGCGGTTTTTCACCAGCCTGCCGGTGAGCTGGCGACGGACATTTTTCTTCAGAAATCGCTTGTATGACGCGGCTCCTTCCACTCGGGGGAGCCGTTTTTTGTGCACAAGAAAATTGTCCGAATGATGAGGCGGGTTATTGCGGTGCGGAGGGATTCACGTATGATGGAGCGGAACCCCATGAACATCTAATGGATACGGAGAAATATTACTGGGAGCAGAAAATACATGCATTTTCGCTCTCCAGTTATAAGAACTGCCCCGCCCAGGCGGGGCCAAACGGCGAATGCCGCAAGAGCGCAAAGTTAATAACTTTCTGCTCGGAGTAATACCATGTCGAAGTTCGCACTGTTTCCGTTTCGCGGCGAGCCTCTGTGCTTCATCCACGTGCTGCTCAACGTTCTGGATATGAATGAGCGCGGCCACGAGGCGATCATCGTGCTGGAGGGGGAGTCCGTCACGCTGGTGGCCAAGATGGCCCAGGAAGGGCACATGCTGCATCCGCTCTATGTAAAGGCCAAAGACAAGGGGCTCATCGCCGGGGCGTGCAAGGCGTGCTCGGCCAAGCTGAAAGCAACCGATGCCGTGCTGGCCGAAGGGCTGCCGCTCCTCGAAGGCATGAGCGGCCATCCATCCATGGCCGAGTATGCGGAGAAGGGGTACGCCATCGTAACATTCTGATCTTGCAGGCGTATCTGGCGCAGTAGATACGCAGTGGCAATAGGCGGAACTGAGGGGGACAGAACCTCTCGGATTCTATGTTCCGGACACTGTGCACCCCGGCCGTCGTGACAGCCGGCCGTAGGGTGCGCATGATAAAGCCCCTTGTAAAGGGGCTTTGTTGTTGTGGAAAACTCGATCGGGGATGGG from Oceanidesulfovibrio marinus includes:
- a CDS encoding 2-oxoacid:acceptor oxidoreductase subunit alpha yields the protein MAIECINILIGGEAGQGLATVGQLLSKCLVRSGYHISVTQDYMSRVRGGHNTFAIRCSAQPVSAPLDRVDVLVALNQETVTLHKDQLGERGIALLGESIDDEGARALAVPYKQLIPKRLFENTSALGVLCALLGIDREVPAELMRQTFKKKGEDIINQNLEVLDKSMQWLRDQSPDFPALPAPPDAGREKIMINGNEAIALGAMAAGVRFCSFYPMTPSTSVALTLIANAETLGMVAEQAEDEIAAVNMGLGASFAGARAIVPTSGGGLALMCEGISLAGITETPLVFVLAMRPGPATGLPTRTEQGDLDLVLYAGHGEFPRAIFAPGDLEQCFRLTHRAFDQAEKVQGPVFVLTDQYLADNYRDVVPFDLDSLPEPVMPGESTDDPASYERYAVTESGVSPRLVPGTGEHLVVVDSDEHYPNGHITEDHGVRIEMQDKRMRKEQILKNDVVPPLLVGEEGADVLLVCWGSTQGPALEAAQLLNEQGTSAAVLHFSQVWPLVPEQYAETLDAAKKVVVVEGNATGQFATLLKIAGCFEPDGRVLRYDGLPFTAQYILERLG
- a CDS encoding 2-oxoacid:ferredoxin oxidoreductase subunit beta; this encodes MGRIEDYGEFETAWCPGCGNFRILDAVKKALADMDLPPHKVAYFSGIGQAAKLPHYFKCNMFNGLHGRGLPPAQGAKLVNPELAVFCHSGDGCNYGEGGNHFLAALRRNVDMVLVAHDNQIYGLTKGQASPTTEEGHVTKAQPWGVKSSMFKPLAVAVALRANFVARGFAGNVDQLADLIRQAHETPGFALVDVLQPCVTFNKVNTFAWYKERVYELDDSYDPTDFDAAMKKAEEFGDRIPTGVIYRNDRPNFCEALVTCGGELFNKPADRGLVRSVMMQYA
- a CDS encoding DsrE family protein translates to MSKFALFPFRGEPLCFIHVLLNVLDMNERGHEAIIVLEGESVTLVAKMAQEGHMLHPLYVKAKDKGLIAGACKACSAKLKATDAVLAEGLPLLEGMSGHPSMAEYAEKGYAIVTF